One Syntrophorhabdaceae bacterium DNA segment encodes these proteins:
- a CDS encoding HAD family hydrolase, which produces MKKIISFDLDGTIVSGHYGEMVWNHGIPEVYAKRYSMSFDEAKRFIRQEYESVGDGEITWYDIEHWLKRFDLPVPADKLLVKYESHIEIVPHAREVLEELAKRYTLVVASNAARIFVDKELHCSGLAGYFTHIISATTDYGMVKKEEQFYRRLCALLRVLPHEIAHVGDHPVFDHDVPAAMGIEAYYLQHEHSAVSHQLSIKDGRNVIKDLRELLDRL; this is translated from the coding sequence ATGAAAAAGATCATTTCCTTTGACCTCGACGGGACCATCGTAAGCGGGCATTATGGTGAGATGGTATGGAACCACGGCATACCTGAGGTGTATGCGAAGAGATATTCCATGTCATTCGATGAGGCAAAAAGGTTCATCAGGCAGGAATACGAATCAGTGGGTGACGGGGAGATCACCTGGTACGATATAGAGCACTGGCTAAAACGGTTTGACCTGCCGGTGCCGGCCGATAAGCTCCTTGTAAAATATGAATCGCATATAGAAATAGTGCCCCACGCGAGGGAGGTTCTCGAAGAGCTTGCGAAAAGGTATACACTTGTCGTTGCGTCCAATGCGGCGCGGATCTTTGTTGACAAAGAACTCCACTGCTCAGGATTAGCGGGATACTTTACTCATATCATATCAGCCACAACGGATTACGGGATGGTGAAAAAGGAGGAGCAGTTCTACAGGAGGCTCTGTGCACTACTCAGAGTTTTACCCCACGAGATAGCGCATGTCGGCGATCACCCGGTCTTCGATCATGATGTGCCGGCAGCTATGGGGATCGAGGCATACTATTTACAGCATGAACATTCAGCGGTCAGCCATCAGCTTTCAATAAAAGACGGCAGAAATGTCATAAAAGATCTCAGGGAGCTTCTCGACAGACTATGA